In Excalfactoria chinensis isolate bCotChi1 chromosome 3, bCotChi1.hap2, whole genome shotgun sequence, one DNA window encodes the following:
- the HCRTR2 gene encoding orexin receptor type 2: MSGTQPEDASPPCRNWTSSPELNETREPFLAPSADYDDEEFLRYLWKEYLHPKEYEWALIAGYIVVFIVALVGNVLVCIAVWKNHHMRTVTNYFIVNLSLADILVTITCLPATLVVDITETWFFGQHLCKAIPYLQTVSVSVSVLTLSCIALDRWYAICHPLMFKSTAKRARNSIIIIWIVSCIIMIPQAIVMECSSVFPGLANKTTLFTVCDEHWGAEVYPKMYHTCFFLVTYMAPLCLMVLAYLQIFRKLWCRQIPGTSSVVQKKWKSLQSSAQQRGLGQSTKSKISAVAAEIKQIRARRKTARMLMVVLLVFALCYLPISILNILKRVFGMFNHADDRETVYAWFTFSHWLVYANSAANPIIYNFLSGKFREEFKAAFSCCIFGIHSHHDERLTRGRASTESRKSLTTQISNFDNASKHSEHVVLTNINTLTTNGITAAFSPLKSMELHLHIPGVNMSSNLDEAVRISAGCTGNAENAEWDKFVPSVTKLTSMELQQG, encoded by the exons ATGTCCGGGACTCAGCCCGAGGATGCTTCGCCTCCGTGCAGGAACTGGACGTCCTCTCCAGAGCTGAACGAAACGCGGGAGCCCTTTTTAGCCCCATCTGCCGATTACGACGATGAGGAGTTCCTGCGCTACCTCTGGAAGGAGTATTTGCATCCTAAGGAATACGAATGGGCGCTAATCGCCGGATACATCGTCGTGTTCATCGTGGCTCTCGTCGGGAACGTGCTGG TTTGTATTGCAGTGTGGAAGAATCATCACATGCGAACAGTCACCAACTATTTCATAGTGAATCTATCTCTGGCTGACATTCTGGTCACAATTACTTGTCTTCCAGCAACTTTAGTGGTGGACATCACAGAAACTTGGTTCTTTGGGCAGCATCTCTGCAAAGCAATTCCCTACTTACAG acAGTTTCAGTCTCTGTGTCTGTACTAACACTTAGCTGCATTGCTTTGGATCGATGGTATGCAATTTGTCACCCTTTGATGTTTAAAAGCACAGCCAAGCGTGCAAGGAACAGCATTATAATTATCTGGATTGTGTCCTGCATCATAATGATTCCTCAGGCTATTGTTATGGAGTGCAGCAGCGTGTTCCCAGGATTAGCCAATAAAACCACCTTGTTCACAGTGTGTGATGAGCATTGGGGAG CTGAGGTTTACCCCAAAATGTATCACACATGCTTTTTCCTGGTGACGTACATGGCACCACTTTGTCTTATGGTGTTGGCCTATTTGCAAATATTTCGAAAGCTGTGGTGTCGCCAG ATCCCTGGAACTTCTTCTGTTGTTCAGAAAAAATGGAAGTCTCTGCAGTCATCAGCACAGCAACGAGGGCTGGGACAGTCAACAAAGTCAAAGATCAGTGCTGTGgcagctgaaataaaacagattcgtgcaagaaggaaaacagcacgTATGCTAATGGTTGTCCTCCTGGTTTTTGCACTTTGCTATCTGCCAATTAGCATCCTTAATATCTTGAAAAG ggtttttggGATGTTTAATCATGCTGATGACAGAGAAACTGTATATGCCTGGTTCACATTCTCACACTGGCTTGTATATGCAAACAGTGCGGCCAATCCTATTATTTATAACTTCCTCAGTG GGAAGTTTAGAGAAGAATTTAAAGCAGCGTTTTCTTGTTGCATCTTTGGTATTCACAGTCATCATGATGAACGGCTTACAAGAGGTCGTGCCAGTACAGAGAGTCGGAAATCTTTGACCACCCAGATCAGCAATTTCGACAATGCTTCAAAGCATTCAGAACATGTTGTGCTGACCAACATAAACACACTTACTACAAATG GTATTACAGCTGCATTCAGCCCTTTGAAGTCAATGGAACTGCATCTCCACATACCAGGGGTGAATATGTCTTCAAATTTAGATGAAGCAGTGAGAATTTCCGCAGGATGTACTGGCAATGCAGAGAATGCAGAATGGGATAAATTTGTCCCTAGTGTAACTAAACTTACCTCAATGGAATTACAACAAGGATGA